In Notamacropus eugenii isolate mMacEug1 chromosome 1, mMacEug1.pri_v2, whole genome shotgun sequence, one genomic interval encodes:
- the PCBD1 gene encoding pterin-4-alpha-carbinolamine dehydratase isoform X2, protein MAGKVHRLSAEERDQLLPNLRAVGWNELEGRDAIFKQFHFKDFNRAFGFMTRVALQAEKLDHHPEWFNVYNKVHITLSTHECAGLSERDINLASFIEQVAVSLA, encoded by the exons ATG GCAGGAAAAGTTCATAGACTGAGTGCTGAGGAGAGAGACCAGCTGCTGCCCAACCTGCGCGCCGTGGGCTGGAATGAGCTGGAGGGCCGAGATGCCATCTTCAAGCAGTTCCACTTCAAAGATTTCAACCGG GCTTTTGGGTTCATGACAAGAGTTGCCCTGCAGGCTGAAAAACTGGACCACCACCCTGAATGGTTCAACGTATACAACAAG gtcCACATCACTCTGAGTACCCACGAGTGTGCAGGCCTGTCGGAGAGGGACATTAACCTGGCCAGTTTTATTGAGCAGGTGGCTGTGTCTCTGGCTTAg
- the PCBD1 gene encoding pterin-4-alpha-carbinolamine dehydratase isoform X1 — MAGKVHRLSAEERDQLLPNLRAVGWNELEGRDAIFKQFHFKDFNRAFGFMTRVALQAEKLDHHPEWFNVYNKVHITLSTHECAGLSERDINLASFIEQKGKLPPARGTVPVLQEAQIC; from the exons ATG GCAGGAAAAGTTCATAGACTGAGTGCTGAGGAGAGAGACCAGCTGCTGCCCAACCTGCGCGCCGTGGGCTGGAATGAGCTGGAGGGCCGAGATGCCATCTTCAAGCAGTTCCACTTCAAAGATTTCAACCGG GCTTTTGGGTTCATGACAAGAGTTGCCCTGCAGGCTGAAAAACTGGACCACCACCCTGAATGGTTCAACGTATACAACAAG gtcCACATCACTCTGAGTACCCACGAGTGTGCAGGCCTGTCGGAGAGGGACATTAACCTGGCCAGTTTTATTGAGCAG AAAGGGAAGCTACCACCAGCACGTGGCACTGTGCCAGTCCTTCAAGAAGCCCAAATTTGCTAA
- the PCBD1 gene encoding pterin-4-alpha-carbinolamine dehydratase isoform X3 yields MAGKVHRLSAEERDQLLPNLRAVGWNELEGRDAIFKQFHFKDFNRAFGFMTRVALQAEKLDHHPEWFNVYNKVHITLSTHECAGLSERDINLASFIEQVR; encoded by the exons ATG GCAGGAAAAGTTCATAGACTGAGTGCTGAGGAGAGAGACCAGCTGCTGCCCAACCTGCGCGCCGTGGGCTGGAATGAGCTGGAGGGCCGAGATGCCATCTTCAAGCAGTTCCACTTCAAAGATTTCAACCGG GCTTTTGGGTTCATGACAAGAGTTGCCCTGCAGGCTGAAAAACTGGACCACCACCCTGAATGGTTCAACGTATACAACAAG gtcCACATCACTCTGAGTACCCACGAGTGTGCAGGCCTGTCGGAGAGGGACATTAACCTGGCCAGTTTTATTGAGCAG